From the Actinomadura luzonensis genome, the window GTAGACCGTCATGCACTGGTCGCCGGCGAGGATGTTCTGCAGGCCCTGGACGGTGGCGTCCTGGCCGGTGACGGGCACCTTGCCGTTGAGGCTGTTCTTCTTCAGCACGGTGATGGCGGCGTTGCCGAGGCCGTCGTTGGCGGCGAGGACGCCGGCGATCTTCGGCTGCTCGGTCAGCATCTGCTCGAAGAGCGTGCCGGCCTTGGTGTTGTCCCACTCGGGCACCGACTGCTCGGGGCCCTTGACGTACTCGCCGGAGTCGAACTTCGGCTTGAGCACGCCGTCGTAGCCCTGCTTGAACAGCGTGGCGTTGTTGTCGGTCGGCGAGCCGTTCAGGTAGGCGACGATCGGCTTGTCGGCCTTCTTGTCGGTCAGGCACTTGACCAGGCCCTCGCCCTGGAGGGTGCCGACCTTCTCGTTGTCGAAGCTGACGTAGTAGGCGGCGCCGCCGCCCAGGGTCAGCCGGTCGTAGTCGATCACGGCGACGCCCTGCGACTTGGCCTTGTCGATGACGGCCTTGCCGCTGCCGCTGTCCAGGTTGGTGATCATGAGGACGGTGGCGCCGTTGGTGATCATCTGGTCGGCGATGGTCTGGAACGCCGTCTTGTCGTTCTGGGCGTTCTGGATGTCGTAGGCGACGCCGGCCGCCTTGAACGCCTCTTCGAGGTACTTGCGGTCCGCCGTCTCCCATCGGGCCGAGGACTTGCTGTCCGGCAGGATGACGCCGATCTTGCCGGCCTTGGCCGCCTGGGTGGCCGAGGCGGTCGAGGTCGACGAAGAGGTCTGACCGCTGTCGCCCCCGCAGGCGGTGAGACCGAGGGCCATCGCGGCTGCGGCGGCGGTCAGGCTGAGGATCCCCTTGCGCATGGTGCAGGGTCCTTTCTTCCGGAGGGGCCCGGATGAATGTTGTTTGCGGCAACGTATTGCGGGACGGCCTGCTTTGGAAGGGGGTCGGGGCCGGGAGTTTGTTGTTTCGGGTAACAATCCAGAAACGTCGCCTCAACCTGCCCGACTCCTGGCGTTCCACACACGTCCCCGCCGGTGGGGGCTCCGGGGCGCGGCACGGCGAGGCCGCCCGCGCTCGCGCGGGCGGCCTGAACGGCGGACGAGCGGCTCGGCGGGCGGGTCAGGAGCCCGGCGCGCGGTCCTCCAGGACGGCGAGCAGGCGGGCGGCCGCGCCCGGGGAGAGGCCCTGGACGAGGAACTCGCGGTCGGTGAACAGGTCGCGCTGGCCGCCGTCCACGTCGAAGCGCAGCGTCT encodes:
- a CDS encoding sugar ABC transporter substrate-binding protein, whose translation is MRKGILSLTAAAAAMALGLTACGGDSGQTSSSTSTASATQAAKAGKIGVILPDSKSSARWETADRKYLEEAFKAAGVAYDIQNAQNDKTAFQTIADQMITNGATVLMITNLDSGSGKAVIDKAKSQGVAVIDYDRLTLGGGAAYYVSFDNEKVGTLQGEGLVKCLTDKKADKPIVAYLNGSPTDNNATLFKQGYDGVLKPKFDSGEYVKGPEQSVPEWDNTKAGTLFEQMLTEQPKIAGVLAANDGLGNAAITVLKKNSLNGKVPVTGQDATVQGLQNILAGDQCMTVYKAVKKEADAGAKLAVALAKGEKPTASGSVKDPQSGADVPAELMEPQAIYLDNVKDVVADGYVTKEELCTGDFAAKCTEAGIQ